Proteins from a genomic interval of Pseudomonas sp. RC10:
- a CDS encoding GNAT family N-acetyltransferase, with translation MNAAQLRRVTGESFAHYRHGLVALLLDAVHRGASIGFMADLSADEAYSWWESIKTEVEQGKVLMWVVVQDEQVLATVQLALCQKANGLNRAEVQKLLVLHHARRRGLATQLMQAVEQAAAQQKRGLLYLDTLAGSPAEDFYRALGYELCGQLPDYACNPDGEYNATAIYYKLLSRKSA, from the coding sequence ATGAATGCTGCTCAGTTGCGACGTGTCACCGGTGAAAGCTTTGCGCATTACCGCCACGGTCTGGTGGCGTTGTTGCTGGACGCTGTGCACCGGGGCGCGTCCATCGGTTTCATGGCCGATCTGAGCGCCGACGAGGCGTATAGCTGGTGGGAGAGCATCAAGACCGAGGTCGAGCAGGGCAAGGTGCTGATGTGGGTCGTGGTGCAGGACGAGCAGGTGCTGGCGACCGTGCAATTGGCGCTGTGCCAGAAGGCCAACGGCCTGAACCGCGCCGAGGTGCAAAAGCTGCTGGTGCTGCACCACGCCCGCCGTCGCGGCCTGGCCACGCAATTGATGCAGGCGGTCGAACAGGCCGCTGCACAGCAGAAACGCGGACTGCTGTATCTGGACACCCTGGCCGGTTCGCCTGCCGAAGATTTTTACCGCGCGCTGGGTTACGAGCTGTGCGGCCAACTGCCGGACTACGCCTGCAACCCTGACGGCGAGTACAACGCCACCGCCATTTACTACAAGTTACTGTCGAGGAAGAGCGCATGA
- a CDS encoding Hsp70 family protein — protein MSTPSPARAVGIDFGTSNSTVGWLRPGTETLIALEDDKITLPSVVFFNMEERRPVYGRLALHEYLEGYEGRLMRSLKSLLGSKLIKHDTSVLGTAMPFKDLLGLFIGELKKRAEAVAGHSFEQVVLGRPVHFVDDDAAADQEAEDTLAEVARKIGFKDVSFQFEPIAAAFDYESTLEREELVLIVDIGGGTSDFSLVRLSPERRRVDDRQSDILATGGVHIGGTDFDKQLSLQGVMPLFGYGSRMKSGAYMPTSTHMNLATWHTINSVYSQKSQLALGSMRYDIEDTLGIDRLFKLIEQRAGHWLAMEVEETKIQLTHAHNRVVPMDRIEAGLNADLSRELFEASIDALLERVRQSVTSLLNDAGVGVTDVDTVFFTGGSSGIPALRNSVAAMLPNARHVEGNIFGSIGSGLAIEAKKRYG, from the coding sequence ATGAGCACCCCATCCCCAGCCCGTGCCGTAGGCATCGATTTCGGCACCTCCAACTCCACGGTCGGCTGGCTGCGCCCCGGAACGGAAACCCTGATCGCGCTGGAGGACGACAAGATCACCCTGCCCTCGGTGGTCTTTTTCAACATGGAAGAGCGTCGCCCGGTCTACGGCCGTCTGGCGTTGCACGAATACCTGGAAGGCTATGAAGGCCGCCTGATGCGCTCGCTCAAGAGCCTGCTGGGTTCCAAGCTGATCAAGCACGACACCAGCGTGCTGGGGACGGCAATGCCGTTCAAGGACCTGCTCGGGCTGTTCATCGGCGAGCTGAAAAAGCGCGCCGAAGCTGTTGCTGGTCATTCATTCGAACAAGTGGTGCTGGGCCGTCCGGTGCATTTCGTCGATGACGATGCGGCCGCCGACCAGGAGGCTGAAGACACCCTGGCCGAAGTGGCGCGCAAGATTGGCTTCAAGGACGTGTCGTTTCAGTTCGAACCCATCGCGGCGGCCTTCGACTACGAGTCGACGCTGGAGCGTGAAGAGCTGGTGTTGATTGTCGACATCGGCGGGGGTACGTCTGACTTTTCGCTGGTGCGCCTGTCGCCGGAGCGTCGTCGGGTCGATGACCGCCAAAGCGACATCCTCGCCACCGGCGGCGTGCACATCGGCGGCACCGACTTCGACAAACAGCTCAGCCTGCAAGGCGTGATGCCGCTGTTCGGCTACGGTAGCCGGATGAAAAGCGGCGCCTACATGCCCACCAGCACCCACATGAACCTGGCGACTTGGCACACCATCAACTCGGTTTACTCGCAGAAGTCGCAACTGGCGCTGGGCAGCATGCGTTACGACATCGAAGACACCTTGGGCATTGATCGCCTGTTCAAGCTGATCGAACAGCGCGCCGGGCACTGGCTGGCGATGGAAGTGGAAGAAACCAAGATTCAACTGACCCATGCCCACAACCGCGTGGTGCCGATGGACCGTATCGAGGCCGGTTTGAACGCCGACCTCAGCCGCGAGCTGTTCGAGGCGTCGATCGATGCGCTGCTGGAGCGTGTGCGACAAAGCGTGACGAGCCTGCTGAACGATGCAGGGGTGGGCGTGACCGACGTGGACACCGTGTTCTTCACCGGCGGTTCCAGCGGCATCCCCGCCCTGCGCAACAGCGTCGCGGCGATGCTGCCGAACGCGCGGCACGTCGAAGGGAACATCTTCGGCAGCATCGGCAGCGGGCTGGCGATCGAGGCGAAAAAGCGGTACGGCTAA
- a CDS encoding chaperone modulator CbpM → MRNTLVVDMKEFCQVVDMPAAYVIEIVEHGIVEPQGHRPDDWLFDTYSLSIAKRAAKLHHDLEMEWDGVALALNLLDELEQVRAENRMLKQRLGRFLQD, encoded by the coding sequence ATGCGCAATACCCTGGTCGTAGACATGAAGGAGTTCTGCCAGGTGGTCGATATGCCGGCCGCCTATGTCATCGAGATTGTCGAACACGGCATCGTCGAACCCCAGGGACACAGGCCGGATGATTGGCTGTTCGACACGTACTCGCTGTCGATCGCCAAGCGTGCGGCCAAATTGCACCATGATCTGGAAATGGAATGGGACGGCGTCGCCCTGGCGCTGAACCTGCTGGATGAGCTTGAGCAGGTGCGGGCCGAAAACCGCATGCTCAAACAGCGGCTGGGCAGGTTTTTGCAGGATTGA
- the urtD gene encoding urea ABC transporter ATP-binding protein UrtD, whose amino-acid sequence MKSTPTPAFDPVLDPNSDAGTSRDAIGLGQIAGKGLNTRHGTILTLESISVSFDGFKALNDLNLYIGVGELRCIIGPNGAGKTTLMDVITGKTRPSHGTAWFGETLDLTKMSEVQIAQAGIGRKFQKPTVFEALSVFENLELAQKTDKSVWASLRAKLNGEQRDRISEVLETIRLTSSMARPAGLLSHGQKQFLEIGMLLVQDPQLLLLDEPVAGMTDAETEFTAELFKSLAGKHSLMVVEHDMGFVGTIADHVTVLHQGSVLAEGSLEEVQADERVIEVYLGR is encoded by the coding sequence ATGAAAAGCACGCCGACTCCCGCATTCGATCCCGTGCTGGACCCGAACAGCGACGCAGGCACCAGCCGCGACGCCATCGGCTTGGGCCAAATCGCCGGCAAAGGGCTCAATACCCGACACGGCACCATTCTCACGCTGGAAAGCATCAGCGTCAGCTTCGACGGTTTCAAGGCGCTGAACGATCTGAATCTGTACATCGGCGTGGGCGAGCTGCGTTGCATCATCGGCCCCAACGGCGCGGGCAAGACCACGCTGATGGACGTGATCACCGGCAAGACCCGTCCCAGCCACGGCACCGCCTGGTTCGGCGAGACGCTGGACTTGACCAAGATGAGCGAAGTGCAGATCGCTCAGGCCGGGATCGGGCGCAAATTCCAGAAGCCCACCGTGTTCGAAGCGTTGAGCGTGTTCGAGAACCTGGAGCTGGCGCAGAAGACCGACAAATCGGTCTGGGCCAGCCTGCGGGCGAAGCTCAACGGCGAGCAGCGCGATCGCATCAGCGAAGTGCTGGAGACCATTCGCCTGACGTCATCGATGGCGCGGCCTGCGGGTTTGCTGTCCCACGGGCAGAAGCAGTTTCTGGAGATCGGCATGTTGCTGGTTCAGGACCCGCAGCTACTGCTACTCGACGAGCCGGTGGCGGGGATGACCGACGCCGAAACCGAATTCACCGCCGAACTGTTCAAGAGCCTCGCGGGCAAGCACTCGCTGATGGTGGTCGAGCACGACATGGGCTTCGTCGGCACCATCGCCGACCACGTCACCGTGCTGCACCAAGGGAGTGTGCTGGCGGAGGGGTCGCTGGAAGAAGTGCAGGCGGATGAGCGGGTGATTGAGGTTTACCTCGGCAGATAA
- a CDS encoding urease accessory protein UreD, whose protein sequence is MNLPAHTALFTPSWHAELELGYGRFDDTTRPTQRRHKGPLRVQKHLYPEGPEVCQHIIVHPPGGIAGGDRLDINASVGPHAWAQLTSPGAAKWYRAAGPAYQQLELKVAAGATLEWLPQETIVFSEAKAELTTRVELEGDARLFYWDVVALGRPASGERFDQGHFQAHLDIRRDGKLLWHERQRITGNDGLLDSPVGLCGKPVFATLIVTGEIDAALMERCRELAEQSPVRGDVSQLPGLIVARCLADEALHARAWLIELWKVLRPALLGREAVAPRIWST, encoded by the coding sequence ATGAACCTGCCCGCCCACACCGCCCTGTTCACTCCCAGCTGGCACGCCGAGCTGGAGCTGGGCTATGGGCGCTTCGACGACACCACGCGCCCGACCCAACGCCGCCACAAAGGTCCGTTGCGGGTGCAAAAGCACCTGTACCCCGAAGGCCCGGAAGTCTGTCAGCACATTATCGTTCACCCACCGGGCGGGATTGCGGGCGGGGATCGGCTGGACATCAACGCCAGCGTGGGTCCCCATGCCTGGGCACAGTTGACCAGCCCCGGCGCCGCCAAGTGGTATCGCGCAGCTGGCCCCGCTTATCAACAGCTTGAGTTGAAGGTCGCGGCGGGCGCTACGCTGGAATGGCTGCCGCAGGAGACGATTGTCTTCAGCGAGGCCAAGGCCGAATTAACCACGCGCGTTGAGCTGGAAGGTGATGCACGGCTGTTCTACTGGGACGTCGTGGCACTGGGGCGTCCGGCCAGTGGCGAGCGTTTCGATCAGGGGCATTTTCAGGCGCATCTGGACATTCGTCGCGACGGCAAACTGCTGTGGCATGAGCGCCAGCGCATCACGGGGAATGACGGGCTGCTGGATTCGCCGGTGGGCCTGTGCGGCAAACCGGTGTTCGCGACGCTGATCGTGACGGGAGAGATTGACGCGGCACTGATGGAACGTTGCCGCGAGCTGGCTGAACAGTCGCCGGTGCGCGGGGATGTGAGTCAGTTGCCAGGGCTGATCGTCGCGCGCTGCCTGGCCGATGAAGCGCTGCATGCGCGTGCGTGGTTGATTGAATTGTGGAAAGTGCTGCGGCCTGCGCTGCTGGGCAGAGAGGCTGTCGCGCCGAGAATCTGGAGTACCTGA
- a CDS encoding HAMP domain-containing sensor histidine kinase yields the protein MRLSDFIVQHVDRIVDEWEKFAATLTPAADSMNSVELRDHAKAILLAAARDMNTAQTKSEQIAKSQGEEVGKTPTLDEAAASHGELRHTVGFDLVQMTSEFRHLRATVIRFWVESLTSPEIAYFTDMIRFNEAIDEALAESTAAYAERVTRSRDIFLAILGHDLRAPLQAIGMSSEILMRKTTINDADMAYIKAIKSSGRHMATMVGDLLEFVRSRLGSSLPVERKPMEMTMACREAIDAAIAGHPDCDPTFTTRGETQGEWDRARIDQLLQNLIGNALQHGASPHKISVTLTGSEHHISLSVHNEGEPIAQEAIGSIFDPMVRALNEEAGTHNPSTSLGLGLFIVKEVVNAHGGSITVTSNVGDGTTFTVVLPKRG from the coding sequence ATGCGTCTTTCCGACTTCATCGTTCAGCACGTGGACCGCATCGTCGACGAGTGGGAAAAATTCGCGGCGACGCTGACGCCTGCGGCGGATTCGATGAACAGTGTGGAACTGCGCGATCACGCCAAGGCCATTCTGCTGGCGGCCGCGCGGGACATGAACACGGCGCAGACCAAGTCCGAGCAGATCGCCAAATCGCAGGGTGAAGAGGTCGGTAAGACCCCGACGCTGGATGAGGCCGCCGCCAGCCATGGCGAACTGCGGCACACGGTCGGCTTCGACCTGGTGCAGATGACGTCGGAGTTTCGTCACCTGCGCGCAACGGTGATCCGGTTTTGGGTCGAAAGCCTGACTTCGCCGGAGATCGCGTACTTTACGGACATGATCCGCTTCAACGAAGCCATCGATGAAGCGCTGGCGGAGTCAACGGCGGCTTACGCCGAACGTGTTACCCGTTCGCGCGACATCTTCCTGGCGATTCTGGGCCACGACCTTCGCGCGCCGTTGCAAGCCATTGGCATGTCGTCCGAAATCCTGATGCGCAAGACCACCATCAACGATGCGGACATGGCTTACATCAAGGCCATCAAAAGCAGCGGTCGGCACATGGCGACCATGGTTGGGGATTTGCTGGAGTTCGTGCGCAGCCGTCTCGGCTCAAGCCTGCCGGTCGAGCGCAAGCCGATGGAGATGACCATGGCCTGTCGTGAGGCCATTGATGCCGCCATCGCGGGTCATCCCGACTGCGACCCGACCTTCACTACCCGCGGCGAGACGCAGGGCGAGTGGGACCGCGCGCGAATTGACCAACTGCTGCAAAACCTGATCGGCAACGCCCTGCAACATGGTGCCTCGCCGCACAAGATCAGCGTGACGCTCACAGGCAGCGAGCATCACATCAGTCTGTCGGTGCACAACGAAGGCGAGCCGATTGCGCAGGAAGCCATCGGCAGTATTTTCGACCCGATGGTGCGCGCGCTCAACGAAGAAGCGGGCACGCACAACCCTTCAACCAGCCTGGGGTTGGGGTTGTTCATCGTCAAGGAAGTGGTCAACGCCCACGGCGGGAGTATCACCGTGACGTCGAATGTCGGGGATGGGACCACGTTTACGGTGGTGCTGCCGAAGAGGGGGTGA
- a CDS encoding N-acetyltransferase family protein: MTYTIRDALLTDMPAVLDIYNDAVLNTTAIWNEQPVDLANREAWFAARQTQAYPILVVVDNAGHVLGYSSFGDWRPFEGFRHTVEHSVYVRADQRGTGLGPLLMKALIERAKACDKHMMVAAIESGNAASIHLHERQGFITTGQMPQVGTKFGRWLDLTFMQLDLSPGAKAPPSQAPSQGSNP; this comes from the coding sequence ATGACGTATACGATTCGTGACGCGCTGCTGACTGACATGCCTGCCGTGCTGGACATCTACAACGACGCCGTCCTCAACACCACGGCGATCTGGAACGAACAGCCGGTGGACCTGGCCAATCGCGAAGCGTGGTTTGCCGCGCGCCAGACCCAGGCCTACCCGATTCTCGTGGTCGTCGATAACGCCGGTCATGTGCTGGGCTATTCCTCGTTCGGCGACTGGCGGCCCTTCGAAGGCTTCCGTCACACCGTCGAACATTCGGTCTATGTGCGCGCCGACCAGCGCGGCACCGGCCTTGGTCCCTTGTTAATGAAAGCGCTGATCGAACGCGCCAAGGCTTGCGACAAACACATGATGGTCGCGGCCATCGAAAGCGGAAATGCCGCCTCGATTCACCTGCACGAACGGCAAGGCTTCATCACCACCGGCCAGATGCCGCAAGTCGGCACCAAATTCGGCCGCTGGCTGGACCTGACCTTCATGCAGCTGGACCTGTCGCCGGGGGCCAAGGCCCCGCCGTCTCAGGCGCCGTCGCAGGGTTCGAACCCATAA
- a CDS encoding urease subunit beta — translation MIPGEYQIQPGDIELNVGRRTITLSVANSGDRPIQVGSHFHFFETNDALTFDRAASRGMRLNIPAGTAVRFEPGQAREVELVDLAGHRRVFGFAGRVMGDL, via the coding sequence ATGATTCCTGGTGAATACCAGATCCAGCCCGGTGACATCGAGCTCAATGTCGGGCGCCGCACGATCACCCTCAGCGTCGCCAACAGCGGCGACCGGCCGATTCAGGTCGGCTCGCATTTCCATTTTTTCGAAACCAACGACGCCCTCACCTTCGATCGCGCCGCCAGCCGCGGCATGCGCCTGAACATCCCGGCCGGCACTGCCGTGCGGTTCGAACCGGGCCAGGCGCGGGAGGTTGAGCTGGTGGACCTCGCCGGGCATCGTCGGGTGTTTGGTTTCGCCGGGCGGGTGATGGGCGATCTGTGA
- a CDS encoding PsiF family protein, translated as MKMLRVPLLVMGLLMCAQGFAATAQQNKMTTCNADASAKSLKGDDRKAFMSTCLKAAPAPAATQQEKMKTCNATASTQALKGDARKTFMSDCLKKK; from the coding sequence ATGAAAATGCTGCGTGTTCCTCTGTTGGTCATGGGCTTGTTGATGTGCGCTCAAGGTTTCGCCGCCACGGCACAGCAAAACAAAATGACCACCTGCAATGCCGATGCGTCGGCCAAATCCTTGAAAGGCGACGACCGCAAGGCGTTCATGAGCACCTGCCTGAAAGCCGCGCCCGCTCCGGCGGCCACCCAGCAGGAGAAGATGAAAACCTGCAACGCGACGGCCTCGACCCAGGCGCTGAAAGGCGATGCGCGCAAGACGTTCATGAGTGACTGCCTGAAGAAAAAATAA
- the urtE gene encoding urea ABC transporter ATP-binding subunit UrtE, whose protein sequence is MLQIEKLHQFYGGSHILRGLSFDVKIGEVTCLLGRNGVGKTTLLKVLMGLLPAKEGVVQWEGKPITGFKPHQRVHSGIAYVPQGREIFGRLTVEENLLMGLSRFPGSEAKEVPAFIYELFPVLLQMKHRRGGDLSGGQQQQLAIGRALASRPRLLILDEPTEGIQPSVIKEIGAVIKKLAARGDMAILLVEQFYDFAAELADQYIVMSRGEIVQQGRGENMEAEGVRGLVTI, encoded by the coding sequence ATGCTCCAGATTGAAAAGCTTCATCAGTTCTACGGCGGCAGCCACATCCTGCGCGGCCTGTCTTTTGACGTGAAGATCGGCGAAGTCACGTGCCTGTTGGGCCGTAACGGCGTGGGCAAGACCACCCTGCTAAAAGTCCTGATGGGCCTGCTGCCCGCCAAAGAAGGCGTGGTGCAGTGGGAAGGCAAGCCGATCACCGGCTTCAAGCCGCACCAACGCGTGCATTCCGGCATCGCTTACGTGCCCCAGGGCCGTGAGATTTTCGGGCGTCTGACAGTGGAAGAAAACCTGCTGATGGGCCTGTCCCGTTTCCCCGGCTCCGAGGCCAAGGAAGTGCCCGCCTTCATCTACGAGCTGTTCCCCGTGCTGCTGCAAATGAAGCATCGCCGTGGCGGCGACCTGTCCGGCGGGCAACAGCAACAACTGGCCATCGGCCGCGCCCTGGCAAGCCGCCCTCGCCTGCTGATTCTGGACGAGCCCACCGAAGGCATTCAGCCCTCGGTGATCAAGGAAATCGGTGCGGTGATCAAGAAACTCGCCGCCCGTGGCGACATGGCGATTCTGCTGGTCGAGCAGTTCTACGACTTCGCTGCGGAGCTGGCGGATCAGTACATCGTCATGTCCCGTGGCGAGATCGTTCAGCAAGGTCGCGGCGAAAACATGGAGGCCGAAGGCGTACGTGGTCTGGTCACCATTTGA
- the ureC gene encoding urease subunit alpha → MKISKQAYADMFGPTVGDRVRLADTELWVEVEKDFTTYGEEVKFGGGKVIRDGMGQGQLSADDVVDTLITNALIIDHWGIVKADVGLKNGRIAAIGKAGNPDIQPDVTIAIGAATEVIAGEGMILTAGGVDTHIHFICPQQIEEALMSGVTTMIGGGTGPATGTNATTVTPGKWHMMRMLQAAEAFPMNIGFTGKGNVSVPEPLIEQVKAGAIGLKLHEDWGTTPAAIDNCLTVADQYDVQVAIHTDTLNESGFVETTLGAFKNRTIHTYHTEGAGGGHAPDIIKACGFPNVLPSSTNPTRPFTRNTIDEHLDMLMVCHHLDPSIAEDVAFAESRIRRETIAAEDILHDLGAFSMLSSDSQAMGRVGEVILRTWQTADKMKRQRGALPGDGEGNDNFRVKRYIAKYTINPSITHGISHEVGSVEVGKWADLVLWRPAFFGVKPTLILKGGSIAASLMGDANASIPTPQPVHYRPMFASYGSALHASSLTFISQAAFDAGVPEQLGLKKQIGVVKGCRSVTKADLIHNDYLPKIDVDPQTYQVKADGVLLWCEPADVLPMAQRYFLF, encoded by the coding sequence ATGAAAATTTCTAAACAAGCCTACGCCGACATGTTCGGCCCTACCGTCGGTGACCGGGTGCGTCTGGCCGACACCGAGCTGTGGGTCGAGGTCGAGAAGGACTTCACCACCTACGGCGAAGAAGTGAAATTCGGTGGCGGCAAGGTCATTCGTGATGGCATGGGCCAGGGCCAGCTGTCAGCCGACGACGTGGTCGACACGCTGATCACCAACGCGCTGATCATCGACCACTGGGGCATCGTCAAAGCCGACGTCGGCCTCAAGAACGGGCGCATCGCAGCCATCGGTAAAGCAGGCAACCCGGACATTCAGCCGGACGTGACCATTGCCATCGGCGCGGCCACCGAAGTCATCGCCGGCGAGGGCATGATCCTCACCGCTGGCGGCGTCGACACGCACATCCACTTCATCTGCCCGCAGCAGATCGAAGAAGCGCTGATGAGTGGCGTGACCACCATGATCGGCGGCGGCACCGGCCCTGCGACGGGCACCAACGCCACCACCGTCACCCCCGGCAAATGGCACATGATGCGCATGTTGCAGGCCGCTGAAGCGTTCCCGATGAACATCGGCTTCACCGGCAAGGGCAACGTCAGCGTGCCTGAACCGTTGATCGAGCAAGTGAAAGCAGGTGCCATCGGCCTCAAGCTGCACGAAGACTGGGGCACCACCCCTGCCGCCATCGATAACTGCCTGACCGTTGCCGACCAATACGACGTGCAGGTGGCGATCCACACCGACACCCTGAACGAATCCGGCTTCGTCGAAACGACCCTCGGCGCGTTCAAGAACCGCACCATTCACACCTATCACACCGAAGGGGCTGGGGGCGGACACGCGCCGGACATCATCAAGGCGTGCGGCTTTCCCAACGTGCTGCCGAGCTCGACCAACCCGACCCGGCCGTTCACCCGCAACACCATCGACGAGCACCTGGACATGCTGATGGTTTGCCATCACCTGGACCCGAGTATCGCCGAAGACGTGGCGTTCGCCGAAAGCCGCATCCGTCGCGAGACCATCGCCGCCGAAGACATCCTCCACGACCTGGGCGCGTTTTCGATGCTCAGCTCCGACAGCCAGGCCATGGGCCGCGTGGGTGAAGTGATCCTGCGCACCTGGCAGACCGCCGACAAGATGAAACGCCAACGCGGCGCCCTGCCGGGTGACGGCGAAGGTAATGACAATTTCCGGGTCAAACGCTACATCGCCAAATACACCATCAACCCGTCGATCACCCACGGCATCAGCCACGAAGTCGGTTCGGTGGAAGTGGGCAAATGGGCGGACCTGGTGCTCTGGCGCCCGGCGTTCTTCGGCGTCAAGCCAACGCTGATCCTCAAGGGCGGCTCCATCGCAGCCAGCCTGATGGGCGACGCCAACGCCTCGATCCCGACCCCGCAACCCGTGCACTACCGCCCGATGTTCGCGAGCTACGGCAGCGCCCTGCACGCCAGCAGCCTGACCTTCATCAGCCAGGCCGCCTTCGACGCGGGCGTGCCGGAGCAACTAGGCCTGAAGAAACAGATCGGCGTAGTCAAAGGCTGCCGCAGCGTGACCAAGGCGGACCTTATCCACAACGACTACCTGCCGAAGATCGACGTCGATCCGCAGACCTATCAGGTCAAGGCCGACGGCGTGCTGCTGTGGTGCGAACCTGCGGACGTGCTGCCGATGGCGCAGCGGTATTTTCTGTTCTGA
- a CDS encoding urease subunit gamma produces the protein MDLTPREKDKMLIFTAGLVAERRLARGLKLNYPEAMAFISAALLEGARDGQTVAELMHYGTTLLTREQVMEGIPEMIPEIQVEATFPDGTKLVTVHQPIA, from the coding sequence ATGGACCTGACGCCACGCGAAAAAGACAAGATGCTGATCTTCACCGCAGGCCTGGTGGCCGAGCGGCGACTGGCCCGGGGCTTGAAGCTCAACTACCCGGAAGCCATGGCCTTCATCTCCGCCGCGCTGCTGGAAGGCGCGCGCGATGGCCAGACCGTTGCGGAACTCATGCACTACGGCACCACCCTGCTCACCCGGGAACAAGTGATGGAAGGCATCCCGGAAATGATCCCGGAAATCCAGGTCGAGGCCACGTTCCCGGACGGCACCAAGCTGGTGACCGTGCACCAACCGATTGCCTGA
- the cbpA gene encoding curved DNA-binding protein — protein MDFKDYYKILGVEPTADEKTIKTAYRKLARKYHPDVSKEPGAEDKFKEASEAYEALSDPEKRAEYDDIRKYGQQGRFQPPPGWQGRGGAGAGPGFGGGGFEGGDFSDFFSSIFGNRGGQPGGRPRSTGRRGQDVELDLAIFLEETLSTESKKISFKVPQHSANGQRMADITKNLNVKIPAGVSDGERIRLKGQGAPGIAGGENGDLFLTIRLAPHPRFDVEGHDLIITVPLAPWEAALGTKVAVPTLTGKINLTIRPDSQSGQRLRVKGNGLLNKQGERGDLFAQLKIVMPKSTDDATKALWEKLAEKAAFDPRAQWSN, from the coding sequence ATGGACTTCAAAGATTATTACAAGATCCTTGGCGTTGAGCCGACTGCGGACGAGAAGACGATCAAGACCGCTTACCGCAAGCTCGCGCGCAAGTATCACCCCGACGTCAGCAAAGAGCCTGGCGCGGAAGACAAATTCAAAGAGGCCTCCGAGGCCTATGAAGCGCTGAGCGACCCTGAAAAGCGCGCCGAATACGACGACATCCGCAAATACGGCCAGCAGGGCCGTTTCCAGCCGCCTCCGGGCTGGCAGGGCCGTGGTGGCGCGGGCGCAGGCCCGGGGTTTGGCGGTGGCGGTTTCGAGGGCGGGGATTTCTCCGACTTCTTCAGTTCTATTTTTGGCAATCGTGGCGGTCAGCCGGGCGGACGTCCGCGCAGCACGGGACGTAGAGGGCAAGACGTGGAACTGGACCTGGCGATTTTTCTGGAAGAAACCCTCTCCACCGAGTCAAAGAAGATCAGCTTCAAGGTGCCGCAGCACAGCGCCAACGGCCAGCGCATGGCGGACATCACCAAAAACCTCAATGTGAAGATTCCCGCGGGCGTGAGCGACGGCGAGCGCATTCGTCTTAAAGGACAAGGCGCGCCGGGCATTGCCGGGGGCGAAAATGGCGATCTGTTCCTGACCATTCGTCTGGCGCCGCACCCGCGCTTCGACGTCGAAGGCCATGACCTCATCATCACCGTGCCGCTGGCCCCGTGGGAGGCTGCGCTGGGTACGAAGGTTGCGGTGCCGACCTTGACCGGCAAGATCAACCTGACCATTCGTCCGGACAGTCAAAGCGGGCAGCGATTGCGGGTTAAAGGTAATGGTCTGTTGAACAAGCAGGGCGAGCGTGGCGATCTGTTCGCACAGTTGAAAATCGTCATGCCCAAGTCCACCGATGACGCCACCAAAGCGCTGTGGGAGAAACTGGCCGAAAAGGCCGCTTTCGATCCGAGGGCTCAATGGAGTAACTGA